GTCATCATCATTTCGGGACGGCCCATCCTCGAACTGCGGACCCTCCTCGCTCCGATGAACAACCTCGAGATGTGGGGAACGCATGGCCTGGAGCGTCAGTTGAGCGATGGAAGTTACAGTCGTGGCCAGGTCAGCGACGAAAACGCAACGTCCTTGGCCGAGGCCGAGGAGTGGATTACTGCGGCGGGGCTAGCATCTAGGGCGGAGATCAAACTTGGTGGCATCGCTGTCCACTGGCGGGGATTGCCCCCTGCCGAGGCGAGGAGTGTGCAAGTACTGACTCGGGATGGCTGGACGGAGTTCGCCAAGCGATCAGGACTCAAACTGCTCCACTTTGAAGCGGGTTTGGAGCTGCGTGTATCACATCCTGACAAGGGTGATGCAGTCAGGTCGATACTTGCGGACTTGGAGCCGAGCGTGCCCATCGCATATTTGGGGGACGACCTTACGGATGAAGACGCTTTCCATGTTCTAAGCGGGCATGGACTTACAGTGCTTGTGAAAGCTGATTATCGTGAGTCCATCGCGGACGTCCGGATCAGGCCTCCGCATGAATTGATCGACCTTCTCGAACGATGGCTAATTAATATTTCCGGATAGTCTGGTTGGATATATAGATTCGTTCCTGCCGCGCTCCACTCATGGTTGCCATCTCGTTGGCATACCGGACAGCTTCCTCCGCGTTCGTTTGTCTGGACGATCAATTACGACGACGCCGCGATGGAACTCCAACGACGAGGACAATTGATGAAGAAAGCGAAGAACAAGCCGCTACCGCATGAGGCTGCAGCTACGGCCGTCACGCCGCCTTTAAACTCTAAGGTCCGTGGGGTTGCCAATATGGCGTGCCTTTTTAGCGTCTGCGCCAAAGCACAATCACAGACCGAGGCCCCGTTCGATAGCTATACCCAGCAACAGCGGGTGCTTCTTCCCACGACCCTATGTCCTGGGGCGCTTCTAAGAAGGTGTCGATCCATCGCCTCCATGACACTTCGGACCCATCTTCTGAACGCGGGAGTTCGAATTCCAGCGGCTCCCAATAGGCATTGAAGATTAAGTAGACATACATGGCCTGATGGGGAAGTTCGACGCTTAGAGCGATGCTGTGGGAGTAATCGCTCCAATCTGGCTGGTTAAGTTTTACTCCGTGCCAGCCTTTGATCCCCGCTCTGATCAGCTGAGTTAAGGTCATCCGCTTCTGTTCCGGACCAACGTCTCGCAGCACTCGTCTGGCGATCAGCAGTTTCACAAAGCGATGCACATCGGCATGCTCCACCGGCAGAGACCAATCAAACCAATTACTATCATCGTCAAGACAATAGGCGTTGTTGTTACCGTACTGCGTTCGCCGCGCTTCATCTCCCATCGCAAACATGGGCAGACCTAACGATATGAGAGTTGTAGTCAGGAAATTCTTTACTTGACGGTTTCGGAGTCTCTCAACGTCAGAATCATTGGAAGGACCTTCGACACCACAGTTCCAGCTTCGATTGTCGTTCGCGCCGTCGCGGTTCTGCTCCTTATTGGCGTCGTTGTGCTTCTGATTGTAAGTAACCAGATCATGGAGTGTGAATCCGTCGTGACAGGTCACGAAATTCACGCTTTGCTCAGCTTCGCGCTCCTTGTGTTGATAGACCTCGTGGCTGCCGACCAGGCGGTCTGCGAAATTGCTTACTGAACCATTGTCACTACGTAAGAAGCTTCGCACATCGTCGCGGAAGCGCCCATTCCATTCCTTCCAGCTATCACCAACGAAGCTGCCGACCTGATAGAGCCCTGCCGCGTCCCAAGCTTCAGCAATCAGTTTGACCCCTGCCAAAGCTGGATCCGATTCAATATCCCAAAGAACAGGAGGACTTGACATGACACGGCCGCTTGAATCGCGCGCAAGGATTGACGCGAGATCAAACCTGAAACCATCCACGTGCATCTCTTCAACCCAATAGCGCAAACTGTCCACGATCATTCGCCTGACGATGGGGTGATTGGCGTTGAGGGTGTTTCCAGTGCCAGCGTAGTTGGCATACCGTGATTGGTCCGGTTCGAGAATGTAGTAAGCGCTGTTATCAATTCCCCGAAAACAGAGTGTTGGTCCGCCGTCGCCGCCTTCGGCCGTGTGATTGAACACGACATCCAGGATGACCTCGATCCCTGCTCGGTGGAGCGCTTTGACCATGTCGCGAAACTCATCCACGGGATCACTGCGATCTTGCCGAGAGCTATAAGCCTGGTGGGGCGCGAAGAAAGAGATAGGTGCATAGCCCCAGTAGTTGACGAGGCCCTTTGGGGAATCCTGTGAATCGAATTGAAAAACAGGAAGCAGTTCAACGGCTGAGATTCCCAGATCCTGAAGATATGAAATTTTCTCGATGACCCCACGGAAAGTGCCGCGCGTCCCTTCGGGAACACCTGAACTGGGATGCATGGTAAATCCCTTGACATGCATTTCGTAGATGACCGACTGCGAGGATGGACGGTGGAGTGGAGCATCTCCTTCCCAGTCATACAATCGTGGGTCTACAACTACGCTCTTCATTGCCGTCGAGGCGGTGTCGCCCTCTTTGCAAGCCGCTTCACGCGAGTAGTTCCTGGGCACAGCGACGCCGCGTCCATAGGGGTCGAGTAGGACCTTGGCCCCATCGAAGCGCATCCCCTTGTTCGGCTCAAACGCTCCATAAACGCGATAGCCATAGATCTGTCCTGCCTTGAGCCCGGGAACGAATGTGTGCCAATAGTGGTAAGTCCGGTTGATAATCGGGTCCAAAGCGATCACACGAGAAGGCCGCGGGTCGTCGTCCCGGTCGAAGAGCAGTAGCTCTACCCCCGAAGCATCGTGTGAGTACAAGCTGAAATTCACGCCTCCCGACCCCACCGTAGCTCCGAGAGGCGCGCTTCGACCTGCATTGGGGGAGAGACTTATAACATTAGGCTGACTGTGCTGACGGGCAGATGCGGGCTCTTCTTCAAAGTCTGTTCGCGACATAGGCCTGCTCCATTGTCATGCTGGTCTTCGACCATCTTCCACTCATGGCGACGCCGCGTGATGGTAACTTGGCTGCCACTTTGCTGGCTTACTCCACGGGACACGGTTTGGCATTCCATATTTCGGACGCATATTCCCGGATGGTTCGATCGCTTGAAAATTTCCCCGAACCAGCAACATTCAAAATGGTCTTGCGTACCCAGTCGTCCGGACGGGCATAGAGGTCCATCATTCGCCGGTCAGCTTCGAGGTAAGGCTTCAAGTCCGCGAGGTGCATGTAGAAGTCTCCGTGCGTCAAGAGGACGTCGCGAAGAGGCTCGAAGACATGTGGCTCGTTACGGCTAAAGTAGTCCGAGAAGATCAAATCCAGGGCTGCACGCGTCTCCGGCTCATGTTCATAGTGCCAGTACGGGCTATACCATGCCCGGTTGCTTGCCACCTGGTCGGCCGTCAGACCGAAGAGGAAGAAATTATCCTCACCTGCTTCTTCTGCCATTTCGATGGTCGCGCCATCGCGCGTGCCGATTGTCAGAGCACCGTTCATCATGAACTTCATGTTGCTGGTCCCGCTGGCTTCGTAACCCGCGGTGGAAATCTGATTCGAGACATCGCTCGCCGGAATCAACCGCTCGGCAAGAGAAACGCAGTAATCGGTCAGAAACAGCACTTTGAGACGACCGCGCACAATCGGATCGCCATCGATCGTTCCGGCAAGGTTGTTGATGAACTTAATGATCAGCTTGGCCAGCTGGTACGCGGGTGCCGCCTTGCCCGCGAAGAAGAATGTGCGCGGCTCCATCTCAATATCCGGCTTTTCCCGCAGTCGGTTGTAAAGCAGTACCACACGCAGCGCGTTGAGCAGTTGCCGCTTGTATTCGTGAATGCGTTTCACTTGCGAATCGAAGATGCTATCCGGATCTACCACTTGGCCGGACTGGGTCTTGAGCCAGTCGGCAAACTGAGACTTAGCTTTGCGCTTTGCCTCTTGAAAGGAGTCACGAAAACCCTTGTCCTCTGCCAGAGGCTTTAGTCTCTTGAGTTGATCAAGATCACGGATCCATGTGTTGCCGATGGCCTCAGTAATCACGTGAGCTAGCGCCGGATTCGCGAGCAGCAGCCAGCGTCGAGGCGTGACGCCGTTGGTCTTGTTGTTGAAACGCTCGGGAAACAGCTCAGCAAGCTCTCTGACTGTCGTTGTCCGCAATAGCTCGGAATGAATTCCCGCCACCCCATTGGTGCT
The Edaphobacter bradus genome window above contains:
- the otsB gene encoding trehalose-phosphatase is translated as MQNRLTTSVLEAFLQQIKAAPSSVLLLDYDGTLAPFHVDRSRAYPYPGAVSILERIVRSGRTKVIIISGRPILELRTLLAPMNNLEMWGTHGLERQLSDGSYSRGQVSDENATSLAEAEEWITAAGLASRAEIKLGGIAVHWRGLPPAEARSVQVLTRDGWTEFAKRSGLKLLHFEAGLELRVSHPDKGDAVRSILADLEPSVPIAYLGDDLTDEDAFHVLSGHGLTVLVKADYRESIADVRIRPPHELIDLLERWLINISG
- the glgX gene encoding glycogen debranching protein GlgX yields the protein MSRTDFEEEPASARQHSQPNVISLSPNAGRSAPLGATVGSGGVNFSLYSHDASGVELLLFDRDDDPRPSRVIALDPIINRTYHYWHTFVPGLKAGQIYGYRVYGAFEPNKGMRFDGAKVLLDPYGRGVAVPRNYSREAACKEGDTASTAMKSVVVDPRLYDWEGDAPLHRPSSQSVIYEMHVKGFTMHPSSGVPEGTRGTFRGVIEKISYLQDLGISAVELLPVFQFDSQDSPKGLVNYWGYAPISFFAPHQAYSSRQDRSDPVDEFRDMVKALHRAGIEVILDVVFNHTAEGGDGGPTLCFRGIDNSAYYILEPDQSRYANYAGTGNTLNANHPIVRRMIVDSLRYWVEEMHVDGFRFDLASILARDSSGRVMSSPPVLWDIESDPALAGVKLIAEAWDAAGLYQVGSFVGDSWKEWNGRFRDDVRSFLRSDNGSVSNFADRLVGSHEVYQHKEREAEQSVNFVTCHDGFTLHDLVTYNQKHNDANKEQNRDGANDNRSWNCGVEGPSNDSDVERLRNRQVKNFLTTTLISLGLPMFAMGDEARRTQYGNNNAYCLDDDSNWFDWSLPVEHADVHRFVKLLIARRVLRDVGPEQKRMTLTQLIRAGIKGWHGVKLNQPDWSDYSHSIALSVELPHQAMYVYLIFNAYWEPLEFELPRSEDGSEVSWRRWIDTFLEAPQDIGSWEEAPAVAGYSYRTGPRSVIVLWRRR